The genomic region GTAGTGGTGGATAGGTAAAGTTGGCGTTCATACCACACGCCCGCAGTGAACACGGAGGCCAACAACATGGCCGACAGAAGCAGGTCGCGCCCTAAAGTGAGGCGCGCCAGGTGTGAGCGGACTCGCCGAAGAGTACGCTGGATTGGCCGTTCGGTCATCACCGGCTCAGAGCGTAGGCAATGATATTGGTCCCCATTTTCAAGGCTGCCTCGCGTAGTTCAGGCGACACGTCGTGCACCTGTGGGTCTTCCCAGCCATCACCCAGATCGCATTCATAGGTATAGAAAACGATAAGCCGGCCTTCATGGAACAATCCCAGTCCCTGAGGTCGTTTGCCATCATGCTCGTGAATCTTGGGCAGCCCGTCGGGGAAGGGGAAGACAATGTTGAAAATGGGGTGATCGGGGGGTAGCTCCACCCAGTCCTTGTCGGGAAACACTTTATTCATTTCTCGCTGGAAGGCACGGTCCATGCCATAGTTGTCATCGGCGTGAAGAAACGCCCCTGCAACAAGGTGCGACCGCAACAGAGCTGCCTCTTCATCAGTGAAATGGATATTGCCGTGGCCCGTCACATAAAGATAGGTGCTCCCCCAGAAGATATCCTCGCCGATTGCCGCCCTGGCTTCCTCAGAGGCGATGCTAATACCAGTCTGTTCTCTGGCATAAGTGATCAGATTAGGTAGGGAGCTGGGATCGCCGTACCAGTCACCCCCACCCCCATACTGGAGCCTGGTGATGGTTAGAGCGCCCGGCATCGTTTGGCCCCAAACGGGGATAAATAGCAGGGGGAGAATCAAACTTACGATCCGTTCGCAAGGTAAAAGGCTGACCAAGCAGCCTCCGGGATGCCGGGTTCGCCTAGCCATAGCTCTCCCGGAAGAAGGGTGGCTCAGTCTGCAAAGTAGTATGTTCAATTCCCCACTGATCCCTTAGATAATTCTGAGTTTCTCGGAGGCACTGGGGCCAATGTCCTGATTTGACGCATTCATTACTCAGTTGAATATGGGCACTTAGCGCCAGTACTCCCGACGAAATAGACCAGATATGTAAATCGTGCAAGTCCTCAATATGTTCCCTGGATTTAAGCGCTTCCTGGACCTGGTGGTAGTCAATTTCAGGGGGTGTTCCTTCCATGAGAATATCGATAGATTTCATGAGTAGGCGCCATCCCCCGCGGAGAATGAGGACGGCGATAAGTACGCTGACGAGAGTATCTATCGGGGTCCAGCCGGTAAGAAGGATCACCCCACCAGCTACCATAGCCGCGATGGATCCCAGGGCGTCGGATATCATATGGAGATAGGCCCCTTCCAGGCTCAGATTAGCCTGACGCCCCGGACGCATAAGCAAGGCGCAGCTCAGATTGACCATGAGCCCCACCGTGGCGATGGCCAATACCGGTCCTCCGGGCACGGGTTGTGGGCTGCCAATGCGGTGGTAAGCTTCCACTAAGATATAGCCGCACAACAAGATGAGGGCCATGCCGTTGACCAGCGCACCGAGGATTTCGGCCCGTAGGTAGCCATAGGTGCGGCGGGGATCTTTAGGCTTCAGGGCCAGCCAGCTGGCAAAGAGGGCCAGGCCAATGGCACCTACATCGGTGAACATGTGTCCGGCATCGGAGAGGAGGGCCATAGAACCAGTGACCAACCCGCCACCCAGCTCCACAAGCATAAACGTAAGGTTTAGACCAAAAGCCCACCAGAGAACGCGGTGATATCTGTGCCGCTCGTCTTTAGATTGTTGTTGACGTGATACTGCGCTCATATTTTTTAAGCTACAATTTCCTGGGTGGATCAGTTAGATGTTTCGCTGCGGCGGTAACCGCAGGGGGATTAGTTTTTGCTGCTTGGCTGGGGCTGAACTTGGTTGCGGCCGTTCGCTTTAGCCTCATAAAGCCACTGGTCGCTGCGGTTAATGAATTCCTCAACAGTGGAATCGCCTTGATAATCCGCTACGCCGATGCTGACGGTAGTACCTTTTATCACTTGTCCGTTGAAGTGTAGAGCTAGTTCGGCCACCCGTTTCCGGAGTTTTTCGGCTAGAACCAGGGCTTTGATCAGGCTGGTTTCAGGGAGAAGGACCAGGAACTCTTCACCTCCATAGCGGCCTACGAAATCGCTGCCGCGGGT from Candidatus Neomarinimicrobiota bacterium harbors:
- a CDS encoding cation diffusion facilitator family transporter, which encodes MSAVSRQQQSKDERHRYHRVLWWAFGLNLTFMLVELGGGLVTGSMALLSDAGHMFTDVGAIGLALFASWLALKPKDPRRTYGYLRAEILGALVNGMALILLCGYILVEAYHRIGSPQPVPGGPVLAIATVGLMVNLSCALLMRPGRQANLSLEGAYLHMISDALGSIAAMVAGGVILLTGWTPIDTLVSVLIAVLILRGGWRLLMKSIDILMEGTPPEIDYHQVQEALKSREHIEDLHDLHIWSISSGVLALSAHIQLSNECVKSGHWPQCLRETQNYLRDQWGIEHTTLQTEPPFFRESYG
- a CDS encoding DUF4159 domain-containing protein produces the protein MPGALTITRLQYGGGGDWYGDPSSLPNLITYAREQTGISIASEEARAAIGEDIFWGSTYLYVTGHGNIHFTDEEAALLRSHLVAGAFLHADDNYGMDRAFQREMNKVFPDKDWVELPPDHPIFNIVFPFPDGLPKIHEHDGKRPQGLGLFHEGRLIVFYTYECDLGDGWEDPQVHDVSPELREAALKMGTNIIAYALSR